One Mesorhizobium sp. B2-1-1 DNA window includes the following coding sequences:
- the arcD gene encoding arginine-ornithine antiporter: MTTADFNIPVPQVGTLAPAKLRLGSLTALVIGSMVGSGVFSLPQNMAAGAGPLAILIGWGITAFGMLALVFVYQSLATRKPELDAGPYAYAKAGFGPFIGFNSAWGYWISAWVGNVSYAVIVFSALSYFFPAFGDGNTWQAVLGASVLLWLIHILVLAGIRQAAVVNLIVTAAKIAPIVLFVGVVAVAFKLQVWSLDFTGLGNASLGSITAQVKSTMLVTLWVFIGIEGASVFSGRAERRKDIATATVLGFFTCLALYALVSLLSLGVLSQPELAGLKNPSMAGVLEAVVGPWGASLINIALVVSVVGAFLSWTLLAAEIPHVAAKDGTMPKFFGWESERGVPSTSLLITNLLVQAFLVITLFAQSTYQALFYIASAAILVPYIFSGAYAAKLALTDESYGNGEQRVGALFAGLLATVYGLWLVYAAGPAYLFMCAILYAPGIIFYIWARRETNQRVFHPAEAALAAALVAVAILAVYEMWTGAVSPL, from the coding sequence ATGACTACGGCTGATTTCAACATCCCGGTTCCGCAAGTCGGTACCTTGGCGCCTGCGAAACTTCGATTGGGGTCGTTGACCGCCTTGGTCATCGGCTCGATGGTCGGGTCCGGCGTCTTCAGCCTGCCGCAGAACATGGCGGCAGGCGCTGGTCCCCTCGCAATTCTGATTGGCTGGGGTATCACCGCGTTCGGCATGCTGGCGCTGGTCTTCGTCTATCAATCGCTTGCGACCCGCAAGCCCGAGCTCGACGCCGGTCCCTATGCTTACGCCAAGGCCGGCTTTGGTCCCTTCATCGGCTTTAACAGCGCCTGGGGCTACTGGATCAGTGCCTGGGTCGGCAACGTCTCCTATGCTGTGATCGTGTTCAGCGCCCTGTCCTATTTCTTTCCGGCCTTCGGTGACGGAAACACCTGGCAGGCGGTGCTCGGCGCATCGGTCCTGCTGTGGCTGATCCACATCCTGGTTCTCGCCGGCATCCGGCAGGCCGCGGTCGTCAACCTCATAGTCACCGCGGCAAAGATCGCTCCGATCGTCCTGTTCGTTGGCGTTGTTGCCGTTGCCTTCAAGCTTCAGGTCTGGTCCCTCGACTTTACCGGTCTCGGCAACGCCAGTCTCGGCTCGATCACCGCACAGGTGAAGAGCACGATGCTGGTGACGTTGTGGGTGTTTATCGGCATCGAGGGCGCCAGCGTCTTTTCTGGCCGTGCGGAGCGCCGCAAGGACATCGCCACCGCGACGGTTCTTGGCTTCTTCACATGCCTCGCGCTCTACGCCCTGGTGTCGCTGCTGTCACTCGGCGTCCTCAGTCAACCCGAACTCGCCGGCCTGAAGAACCCCTCCATGGCCGGTGTGCTAGAAGCCGTTGTCGGCCCGTGGGGCGCTAGCCTCATCAACATCGCGCTCGTGGTGTCGGTGGTCGGCGCCTTCCTGAGCTGGACGCTGCTTGCGGCTGAAATTCCGCATGTCGCCGCCAAGGACGGCACAATGCCGAAGTTCTTCGGCTGGGAGAGCGAACGCGGTGTGCCATCGACCTCGCTGCTGATCACCAACCTGCTCGTCCAGGCATTCCTGGTGATCACGCTCTTCGCCCAAAGCACCTATCAAGCGCTGTTCTACATCGCGTCGGCCGCGATCCTGGTTCCCTACATTTTTTCCGGAGCTTACGCAGCCAAGCTCGCGCTGACCGACGAGAGTTACGGGAATGGCGAGCAGCGCGTCGGGGCTCTTTTTGCCGGATTGCTGGCCACGGTCTACGGACTGTGGCTCGTCTATGCGGCGGGACCCGCCTACCTGTTCATGTGCGCGATCCTCTATGCGCCCGGCATCATCTTCTACATCTGGGCGCGCCGCGAAACCAACCAGCGTGTGTTCCACCCTGCCGAAGCAGCGCTCGCCGCAGCTCTCGTCGCCGTCGCCATCCTCGCCGTTTACGAGATGTGGACCGGCGCCGTCAGCCCGCTTTGA
- a CDS encoding cytochrome b/b6 domain-containing protein: MPKPAKTDLRVSATADVQPSSQMVRVWDLVVRSFHWALVLSFVTAWFTSHSSEVLHHLAGYAAAALVVMRLLWGVVGTPYARFTQFVRDPATVLRYLSAIPSGREARYIGHNPAGGAMVVALMAAMGSTALTGWLMTTDAYFGVSRVETAHSLSAHGLLVLVLFHIGGVALASFRHRENLVRAMITGRKRKAESADIA, from the coding sequence ATGCCGAAGCCGGCGAAAACTGATCTGCGTGTTTCAGCCACTGCGGACGTGCAGCCATCTTCGCAGATGGTGCGCGTCTGGGACCTGGTCGTACGGAGTTTCCACTGGGCGCTGGTGCTCAGCTTCGTAACGGCCTGGTTCACCTCCCATTCCTCCGAGGTCTTGCACCATTTGGCAGGTTACGCCGCCGCCGCCCTGGTCGTGATGCGGCTCCTGTGGGGCGTTGTGGGCACGCCCTATGCGCGGTTCACTCAATTCGTGCGAGACCCGGCGACGGTGCTGCGCTATCTCTCTGCAATACCGAGCGGTCGCGAAGCCCGCTACATCGGCCACAACCCGGCCGGCGGCGCAATGGTGGTCGCGCTGATGGCTGCGATGGGGTCAACCGCACTGACCGGCTGGCTGATGACTACGGACGCCTATTTCGGCGTGTCGCGGGTTGAAACGGCGCACAGCCTGAGCGCGCACGGCTTACTTGTGCTGGTCCTCTTCCATATAGGCGGCGTCGCGCTGGCAAGCTTTCGCCATCGCGAAAACCTGGTACGGGCCATGATCACCGGGCGAAAACGCAAAGCCGAGTCGGCGGACATCGCCTGA
- a CDS encoding PepSY domain-containing protein: MYRTLVLAALAGMIAGPALAAGDSCSTAPKSQFKPKATLEAQLTGQGLTVRQIKVEKGCYEVYAVDKAGKKVNLAYNAETLEKLDNAEAGEN, encoded by the coding sequence ATGTATCGCACACTCGTCCTCGCCGCTCTCGCTGGCATGATTGCAGGACCGGCGCTCGCCGCCGGCGACAGCTGCAGCACCGCCCCGAAATCACAGTTCAAGCCCAAGGCAACGCTCGAGGCGCAATTGACCGGCCAAGGCCTCACCGTGCGCCAGATCAAGGTCGAGAAGGGTTGCTACGAAGTCTACGCGGTCGACAAGGCCGGCAAGAAAGTCAACCTGGCCTACAATGCCGAAACCCTTGAAAAGCTCGACAATGCCGAAGCCGGCGAAAACTGA